The Homo sapiens chromosome 5, GRCh38.p14 Primary Assembly genome includes a window with the following:
- the HMHB1 gene encoding minor histocompatibility protein HB-1 (non-AUG (CUG) translation initiation codon) gives MEEQPECREEKRGSLHVWKSELVEVEDDVYLRHSSSLTYRL, from the exons CTGGAGGAGCAGCCAGaatgcagagaagaaaaaagag GTTCTCTGCATGTTTGGAAGTCGGAATTGGTTGAAGTTGAAGATGATGTGTATCTGAGGCACAGCTCTTCCCTGACTTATAGGCTTTGA